DNA sequence from the Eriocheir sinensis breed Jianghai 21 chromosome 31, ASM2467909v1, whole genome shotgun sequence genome:
AAgtgtgaggaaaagaagattatTATTTATGAGTTTTCTTTTCCTACATCAGTTTTCTTGATTCTTCCTTCAGCCACATCGTCGTATTATGAGGCTGCGTGGATGACATTTCCTTGCATCCTTGTTTAGTGGTTTATTTCCTCAACATTTTAATCCACACTTTTTTTCTTATAGACTTATATTTTTCTACTCTCGTTTTCCATTGCAACGCTGATTTATTTCCCGCATCACGGAGAAAACGGTTTGTGGTTCTGtgtactttttttctcattgtatTTTCCTTATGATCCAGCTCTTTCCTCTCAAAACGGTGCATTTACTTACCACTTTCTACATTCATCATTTTATCCACGTAAGGAAACAGCGAGAGGACCATTAATCTTAGTCTTTCGAAACACGCGCACGGTTCGCTGGCTTCTCAATAGTGCATAAAGAGATAACACACGCAGTTTTTTTGCAAGTACTTTTTTATTGTAATGCTGCCATGACATACCCGCTCGTTTtgcttcccccccttctctctctctctctctctctctctctctctctctctctctctctctctctctctctctctctctctcacacacacacacacacacacacacacacacacacatatacacacatacacacacaaacacacatacgtgGAAGTAAACATGACtgacaatggtgtgtgtgtgtgtgtgtgtgtgtgtgcgtgtaacaATCCTTGCGTCATGTCAGGgaaagaattacacacacacacacacacacacacacacacacacacacacaaaaaaaaaaaaaaaaaaactcaccgaCTAATTAGATTATTGTTGGACAAAGCTGAGCAAATAacattcgctctctctctctctctctctctctctctctctctctctctctctctctctctctctctctctctctctctctctctcttacacgtaCAAGCTAGGAGAGCAAGTTgcaaattattttttatatacatattgagTAAGTGCAGAATTAATATTAAACATAATCTGGGTAAATTTACAAACTCAGGATGATGTTATACTATGCAAATCACTGATGCCACGTTGATTTTTATATGATTCGTATTCTTTAGGGTTGAAAATCTTGTCGGTATCGTGTATTTGTTCacgaatttacatatttttggcGGAAACTAAAGACgattcggcaaaaaaaaaaatcaaaacaaaaaaaatcttgcTGGATGAAGCCTCTTAACGTCATGCTACGATTGTGGAACGTTGTATAGTGACCTTTTGACGAATACCGGAAGATCTTTACTTGCGAAATTAAACCTATTTGAGTCTACGTTGCCATCTCGTTCGCCTTCTCACATTTTCAGTGTGAGAAAACGGAGTGCAGGACATGGGTGCCTAACATTTGTAAAACATGACGTGTATTACACTGGAGTAGTGTACAGtacaatgagggaaaaaaaatagatagacgaGTTGCATATTCActagaaatgaggaaaaggaaaaaaatgggagactAAGAACTGTAACCTATACTGGGACTGACGGAAGATTAACAAACAGTATTTTTAATACTCGTATCACATGGAACCATTCTTGGTTAAAAGTTAGATACTGAGAGCGAAATATTTCAAGGGTACAGAGAAGGGAAGGCTTAGAAGGGAGGCCTAAGAAGTGAGTCAGTGTGTCAGAGATCTGGAGTGTCGTCTGAGGTGCTCGATGTACTAGACTTGAAACTTAGCAACATAGTTACAAAATATTGTTTAATAATCCTTAGCACGCCATGGAGATGGCATAGACATTCCCTCAAAACTTTTAGCTTCTTGGTAAAGTTAAGGGCAAACACTAATGTGCGTTGCATCGGCGCTCAACTCCGTCACTTCAGCTAATGAACGTGCGGTCAGTAAAAACCCATTGCCCCAGTGCATATAGTTTAGAAGAGTATGGGCTGTCTCTCATAGAAAGTTATCGGGTGCGCTGCGCCCGACTGTCCAGGGCCTCCAGGCTGGGATCGAGCCCGGGTCCGCGGAGTCGTAGCATGATTGGTTAAGTTATACCATCTATGTTACCAGCAAAATGTAACATGTTAAAAGACAATGTTGTTTTAGTTGTTGAGTAAAATATTATCAAACCAATATTTAAATACGAGTGAGTTCATATGAATTTCAATAATTTGTTACAATGGAAAAATGACTGTATCTGAAAAGCTCGTAGTGAAGGGGAACATATACTATAAATTTCAGGCATATAAGAAGAAACCAACAAAGACTACCTCCCAATACCACTGACGCTCAGAATCTCTCGAACGAACTCAGAGAAAATGGAGAGTATTCGGGTCAACTAAAATAAACGTGAGACAGTCTGGAACATCTTAACAAACCTTAAACTTttcaaagaagaaataatgagagtaaagaaacaaaagaaacagagATAATACTTGTGATGAATACCATCATTAACGCAACGGCCTTCACCTCTGCATTCCCCGCCGAGCTTACTGTGCAAGTCAGCCTCTCTCTCACAGAACACAAGCCACTCGCGTattcaccgccacacacacacacacacacacacacacacacactaattcatACCTTACGCCATATTTTTTAAACGTTGTTCTACTATTTATCAACAGGTAGGTGGCTACTTTGGCTTTTAATTTCCACTTATATAAGACGGAGTGAGTTAAAAGTGTTGGATTCTcacagttaagtcgacatattgCAAACTTAACTAGTCCCAGAAAGTTAAGCGGGTGTTTCCTTTTTCAGTGGGTCACGCGGTCGTAAATCCCGTGTATGGTGCCGCGACGTTTTTCGTGGAATCAACGTGCCTGCCCTTCTACCCTCGTGCGAAGGACGGAAAATAatgttcaagtgtgtgtgtgtgtgtgtgtgtgtgtgtaatcaaccCAACTCAAGTCGTCTTCGTTTTCGTTCACGCTGAGTAAAATAAGTTttttctcttacacacacacacacacacacacacacacacacacacacacacacacacacacacacacacacttgtatattattttccttccttcgcaCTCGTCTCAGTTTCTCGATTCAGGTTTTCCCAAAGCAAGAAAAACATCCAGCCTGCCAGCCAGCCTGCTGGCCCCACACGCAACCATTACATTAGACGCGTCAACAGAGCCATCACGAGGAGGCGATTTGTGCCTCAGTCATGTGTCCAGGTAAAGAGGAGTGTGATaccggccttccttccttcattcctactttccttctctttctgcccTTCCTTGCTTCATGTCTACGGTCTCAGTCTCATCATAGGGATGGATTCTGTTTCCATCTTGTGTGCAGAGAAGAGGGAGTGCGATACcaggcttccttttttttttttttttacgtgccagcctttagcgccggtaggctttcttgaggggcctggatgataGTCGGCCCCAGCTCATGGCGGCGGCGCAGCAAGTGTTTTTATGGTTTaaggctttctttctttctttataccttaatttttttcttttttctcattctgcccttcatttttaccttccttctcgtTTTGTCTTTCTCTACATCATGTGTCCAGAGCCTCAGTTTCATCACGGGGCGGGAATCTGTGCCTCGATCTTGTGTGTAGGGAAAGGGGTGTGTGATACTggtctttctcccttcatttctaccttccttctctttctgcccttccctgcctcaGCCTCATCACGGAAAAGGAATTTGTGTCTTAGTCTTGTGCGGCCAAAGGGCAGGGCATGGTGGAGTGGGGTACagactttccttcccttactttcctgcTTTTCCCTGCCCGCCTGCCCACCTgcctgccttctctcccttccctcccccagccTATAAACTGCATCATCCTCACccgcccctcctctcctccacggtCGCCATGCATCAAGGGGATATATGTACACTGAGAGCCtgatcacaatctctctctctctctctctctctctctctctctctctctctctctctctctctctctctctctctctctctctctctctctctctctctctctctctctctctcttccattatatACACAAATAACTAAATGCACAACGATAAATAAGTGAATGGTTAGAATCAACATAATCAGACATTCACATCGAACATTGCATACTAGTAGAgctgaaaagaaaataataatatatattttcacgtacaagtaaaaaaaaaagcaagggccATCTTCACCAGTCCTAAAAATGGATAACGACACGACAGACTGGTTCCAATCCCATGTCAATGCGTCGATTATTCACCCTCAataatattttccttattttcttgcctctctctctctctctctctctctctctctctctctctctctctctctctctctctctctctctctctctctctctctctctctctctctctctctctctctctctccaccccctcgCACAGAGCCATGTCTCATATTCACATCAAGACTCGCTCGTGACTTACTGGAAAACACACGAGTCATTAGTGCCTTCTTGGGCTGACCTGGGGCGGGGCACACGCATTCAAGGTCACGGGCGAGGTCATTGGGGGTCACGGCATGGTTGGATGTACATGTGGGTGTGTCTGAACGAAATTAACacgacattgtgtgtgtgtgtgtgtgtgtgtgtgtgtgtgtgtgtgtgtgtgtgtggatgcatGCCTTGCCACGTTGTGTGTTGCGTGTTGAGTTGCTGCCCCGGTGTGTTGCTCCGTGTCGTGCGTGCAGGggtgtttatggtggtggtggtggcggtggtgttttgAGGTGCGTGATGCAAGCCTTTCATCGGACTGCTGTtgatgatgtggtggtgttgatgctggtggtgatggtggttattatAATGAAGCTGGGTGAGTAGGTGGTGGTGTGTTATACGTagagttgtagtggtggtggtggtggtggtggtagtggtggtggtggtggtggtggtagtggtggtggtggtggtggtggtagtggtggtggtggtggtagtgatggtggtggtggtgataatgaacgGAAATGTAGCACGTGAGTTTTGATGTTAATTCAGTGCTACAGATATGCTATGCAGTGTTTAGATTTAGTCTGTTGTGATGCTCCTCCCTAGCGTCCGAGAGATACAAGTGGATCATccccaaaattacattattaaaaATATTCTCTACTAACATGACCCGGTTCaagaagctaaacacacacacacacacacacacacacacacacacacacacacacacacacgctaatctGGAAAGCAAACCAACGGCggcatttcttttccttcatttttactgTGTGGGAAAGAAGTGGCTTTACAATGATTTTTTTACTCAGTCTTGCGTAATAGTTAGAACATCGATGACGTTCTTCATTCTTAGGTCACGCAAAGCCAACTATTACCTTTAGGTTTCCACGGTGACTAACTGAACGGTGACCTTCTTTCTTCACATGTTCAATATAAATGAGCAAACAAGCCCTTTTTCTCAaaatttatatatgaaaacactaACACTTTATCAAGGTTATCTTTTCCTTTAAGCGTTCAGCATGAGAAACTAaaagaaagtctctctctctctctctctctctctctctctctctctctctctctctctctctctctctctctctctctctctctctctctctctctctctctctctctctctctctctctctctctctctctaaacatttGTGATAAATATCCAACCTTTGACTCCCCTCATTCTCTTAAACTTCAAACATAAGAAAACAGAAcaattttaccttcccttcctcctctaaacGTTGATTTCTTATTTCCCACCCAGCAGACCGGCGCTTTGAGCAGACCGAAGCTTGACCCAAAGACGGCCTCAAACCAAGAGCGCTAAGAGAGACAGGTTGAGGAGGAAAGCCTAACTAAGTCAAATTAACCAGACAGACAAATTTCCCCGCTTTAATTAAAGTGGAAACCTTTTGTTGAGTAGAATACAACCGTGCGGGATGGAAAGCGGGCGAGTAAACGTGGACGCAGCAAAGATAAGTAACGAGAAGAGATGAGGCGAAGCGAGGCAAGCTGCGTGGGTCAAGTTTTGCCTGAATCACTTGAAATGAGGCAGAGGAAAGAGGGTGGGGGTATTTATACCGAAGAAAGAAATTGCATTCTGTTTTGGTGAACTCCAATGAAATCCTTTGTTTCATATCGGCTACCTTTTTCAGAAACATAATACAAAATTTAGGATATATGTACCACCAAAGATAAGCTAAATAAATTATAGATATGATTTCCGGAGAGGAGAATGAGTGTGTTCTGTGCGGCAGCCAGGTAAATACTCCTGGCGTGTCCTGACCCTCCTTTGGATACCCGGCTGTCGCTTGTCGAGGTGAAGTTTTCTAACGGCTCCTAAGCATCCACGCTAATCGACCTCTTTCCTTGTCATCTATTTTCACCTTGTTTTCATAAGGTTTTCCGTCCTGAGAGTAAACATGAAGCGATATTGTGTAGTTTGTCTTTATTTCGTGGCTTTGTATCACCTGACATCTCTGAAAGAAATATATGACTAATAATAACAAGCAAAAAATACTTTGTTGTAAGCAAGGAGGTCAAGATTGTCGGAACGATAGCGAGAGGCCGTGCCTGTCCCTGCTGGCACTAGAGGAGAAAGACATCACCGCCGTCACTGTACTTCGAGGAATTACAAAACGCCGAATAGTGACAGCCTCTAACATACACATTGATCGGCTAAATGACTATCATGTACTCGATGTATTTTGGCCACGTCAGCGGATGGAGTCGCTATGAGGTTTGAATTACATGTCACCCTTCATTCAGCCTGACATTACTGTTTTGTCTATACATGGCGGACCAATTAATACCTAAAACATAACTACCACTAATGATTACACAGTTGACACAAAAATAGAGAGAAGCAAAGCGAAAACGAGGTAAAATGTAACATAACAGGATGATGAGAAGATAGTAAGTttgaagagaagagataggaggcTCGGAGAGAGGATGACAAGAGATAATAGGAGGGGATGTAACCTAAATAAAAATCTAATAAAAAAGACAAACttaggagagaggaaacaaagcaGGCTAGTAGAACGTTGCTGTAGGAGAACTCGAGACAAagcgaaaacaaaaaaacaacgataaaaggagaaaaaaaaagaccgagaTAATAGGAGGGGATGAGACCTAAATAAAAATCTAATAAAAGAGACAAACtcaggagagaggaaacaaagcaGGCTAGTAGAACGTAGCTTTAGGAAAATTCGAAACAAAGCGAAAACAAAAAGCAgcgaacaaataaaaaaaaggaccaAGGCCGATATTCTGACctcattaaaacaaaacaaacaacaacaaaaaaaaaagggagaggagagacgagaTAGTGAatagataacaagaaaaaaaggatacaaaCTCGAGAAGCTccaatgaagaaagagaaaagataaactaCTTCAGAGAGGAAAGtgacggaaagagagaggagagggaagagaaggaaggggagaaaggagggaaaagtaggaacgggaggagaaaggaaagagaaggaaagggagaagagaggaaagagaaggaaaggaagaagtgaaggaagagtaggaaggggaggagagggaaaaaggaaagggaggataaagggaggaggaagggggcgtggCACGGACAGCCCGAGACACCGAAGGGAGGTCACGCCGAAGGAATCGAGctcttgttgttgtgtgtgtgtgtgtgtgtgtgtgtgtgtgtgtgagggagaggccGACAAGCACGCCGCCTGGTCTCTGCTATTCAGatggtaatggtgtgtgtgtgtgtgtgtggggggggggggcggaggcgTAGTCATGTGCCCTCAATTATCCATCAAACGTGAgtgcacccccccctccccccgccccccatcccccaccccttccacccacacacgcacgcacacatcgCAGGAGAGCTTATCGAGAAGGCTCATTCATTACTATGCAGACGATCGGACttcaacgaccaccaccaccactaccaccccctcaaccaccatcaccaccaccatcaacaacatcacCTACCCCACTACTCGTTCGTTTTAGCccaacacacactaaaaaaaaaaaaaaaaatcatgctcccataattaccaccatcatcagctcCCCCCAACATCCTGACACACttctttcaacttctttcaacactTTTATTGCTCCttccaccagcatcatcaccgtATTGAAGATGGTACCCACTAACCCCACAGCATCACTTTATCTTCTCACCTTACCCGTTTCTCCTTCGCCGTCCtacccacaaccaccatcaccataccaaCAAAACATCATTCTTCCTTACCACCACTTCATTCACTCTCATCACCACACCAGCATCCCCATCAAAACTCAGCCGTAACACCACAGAATCAATTTATCCTTACAtctcacctctttctccttcaccatcCTAACCCCTACCACCCCACTAACAGCACGACCATTCCACCCCATCACCCCAGCATCACTTCCCTCTCCTACCCACGTCAGTCTCCCCAGCAAAACGCGGCCGCCACACCAAAATAAACGCGCCCATGCATAAcgggacaaacaaacacactccggGCTTGACTAATTTGCCAGTTCGAGGCCTGTAAGAACCTGAACGAACCTTCGAAGTTGCGGGGATGGTGAAGGGGCGGAGTGTAGGGAAGGGCTacaggaggtggaagaagtggaggaggaggaggaggaagaggagtcgagAAGATGGGATGGGGCAAGAATGggtagaaatgagaaaaaaaaggaataaaaggaagagaggaacaagaatGGGGGTTACAagtagaacgaggaggaagaagagaaggaggaggaggaggaggaggattaggaggtggaagaggtcagAGTGATGAACGGCGGTGGGGCTCGGTTGGGGCGCTGCTGATGCCCCGCCACGTGCCCCTCACAGCCCATGCCAGCCCCCCCCAACCCTCCCCCTGCCacacctgccgccgccgccacccctgccacctcgCATTACCATTCAGGCCAGACACAGCACGCGCCACTCACAGCCCCTTCcggcccttccctctcaccccttccccagTTTCCTTCCCCTGCATGTagattcaccaccatcaccctcctgctcatttccctttcctttccctctgcaCTGTTTCACCTTgcactctcctcttctctccgtttccttcacCCAGTTTTTCCTTACCCTCAATTCCTCCTCCCGTTCTACTTCACACCTCTATACCCTTCCTTCTCGCTactccttctcgtcctttctcCTTATACACGATTTATATTCGAGCAAGAACCTTCTGTTCACTCCTAACACAACAGAGTAACGGTCAGTATGTTTCTTAAAGGAGTCGCTAGCTTCCACAGTAAATACTTAAGTCTCTTCGAAAAATAACTCTTGCCGTTGTCTGTACTGCTTTGCCTCGCTTGAGTGATTCTATCGTTAGCTTTAATTCTCGGGTTGAGTTTgaggctgaaaaaaaaagatatgatcgACGATTCTAAGCTCATTCGATTATCTGCAGACCTAAATTagccccttcccctatcccctgTGATCGTCCCATATGAATACCGAGGGGAGTGGTGACGTTCCGAACACTTTCTCGCGGAAGTGACAAGTGAGGACATACTGTATTGATGAGGGAGGAAAACATGGCACGAGGCGAGTCATTACCTTAACTATCTTCATATCATCTGTCTATAATATGTTGGATGAGACTCAAATGGCTGCGGAGTATAGGAAATGGAAAAGACTGTGTAACGAGATAAGACGCAGGGGCCGTATCCTGTGACTTTCGAGAGTGGATGCAGCAACAGACTGGTTGAAAACGTTAGTCAGTGTTTACGGGCCTGTTGCTGTGCCAAGGTTGTCAAGCACTATTGTTCGTGTAGATCTTCTTGTACTGCTACACGTCCAGGGATAAAGTGCAAGGCCGTCCAAGTGCATCAACACACTTTGAAAAGAAAGGTACAGATGCGTCATTAGGCCATCCTGTAGTGCCGATAGTATTTTTTTCTGTAGGCGCTGTCTCATTTATCATATATCATGTGGGCGCTTCATAGTCGTCAGCCCGAGtcagtaggatttttttttcatagtgaCATCGAAATATTTCATTAAGGTTGTGATCGATCATGAGTCATCATTATAATCTCACAACTATAGGCCCCTCTTTTACGCCGATCGTCCTTTGTCGTATCCGACATGACCTGTATCGGGAAGTAAGGCCTTAACGCGGCAGTGCAGAAAATACTAAAAACATATATAACTAGCACTAATTTCGCAATTACTTTTCACCACCAACAGGAACTAAAGCTTGTCTGGAGATGACGGGGAACTGCAGCGTCGCTTTAAACTGGACCGCCTTCTCTGGCTACGTCCCAGACGCTGTGCTGCAATTCTACGTCTTTTACTGCTGCGCCGTCTTCATCGTTGGCACCATATGTAAGTTTTGAACCGAGAGGAAAAATTCCAGGCAAACTTACGCCTATTAATATTTTGTATGCATGGCAGCTAGTTTCTCTTTGTTGTGTTGCGTCGGACGAGTTAAAGAGCAGCTTGCGAGGGAGATCACCACGCAGCATTTAACGATGTGTCAATGCAGATGCTTTTCCTTTGTTGTGTTTAATGTGGAATATTTATCtataaagtgagggagggaaaaccATTTATATACTTTATTACATGACAAATTTTTCCATATGCTGTGATACTTTTTATGGGCTAAATCCTCTTTACTCCTCGTTCAGGCAGTCTAGTGGCGCTGTGGTGCGTGGTGAGCTGCCCCCGCACCATGCTCCCCGTCAAGGTGATTCTGTGTGCCCTCTTCTCCACCACGCTGCTCATGTGCCTCCTGATGATGCCCTTCATGGCCCACCTCTCGCTCCACAAGTTGTGGTGCGACAGGGAGATTTCCACGTCCGTCCTGATCGTGTTCATTCCCGGCTACGTTGCTCTGAATGTGATGGAACTCTTCTACATATTCGTTATGGCTCTCCTCAGGTTGGCATAccattttattttgtgtgtgataaGGTGTGCTCTTAGTGTAAGCATATGGAGATAGTCTTGATGCTTCAGAATTCTATCCGTTTTAAGGCAGATGAGTGAGACAGGTACTTCCAAAGATTGATAATGCAGCAACTTTGATGACAACTTGTGCCACTGAAGTGCATGAAATATTTTCAATCGGTTTCTGATGGTCAGCTGCAGTCTCAAGCCCTCACGGTCATGAGCTGCATGACCCCAAACATTGAGGTACGTTTTCTCTGTTCCCGCAGAGCTCTGGCTGTGTGGGCGCCACAGCGGGGAGGTCTGAGCCTGCGCACAGCCGTTGTTGTGGTAGTAGGGATTGGACTCTACAACCTATCCATAAATATGGTAACTGAACTATATCGTGTTGCTTACATTACTGTTATTAGTGTGAATGTCGCTGATTAAGTGGCGGACAGATTTAAtgccacacatttttttttatcacaggTGGGAGCCGCGTTCTGGAAACAGATCAGTTCAGAGTACACGGGGaaggtgatgctgatggtgtccAACGTGCTGCACTACTTCTTGCCCATGCTGCTCACCCTCGCCTGCTACTTGTCGATCATCGTGACGGTGAGTGTTGCGGCGAGTGTGTAAACTAACGAGTATGTCACGATGAAGCTTACTTGTTATGTGTTCTCTTCGTGATTCGGGCCCGTACTTATGTTATGACTATGATTATGTCATGTGCATTTGTAAATCAGGTACTGTTCTTGTTCCAGGTGAAACGTAACAAGCGTAAACTTGCCGCCAATCAACACGCAGCGGAGGTGACGTCGTTGAGACGTAACAAGTGTAACAATGACGCCAGTGAACACACGACGGCGATGACGCCGTTGAGACACAGCAGGTGCAACCCTGCCGCCAAGCATCACGCAGCGACGGCAATGGACGAGGCGACGCGGGCCATGCTAGCGGTGTTCCTCAGTAATTTCTTCTTCAGTCTGCCGAATTCCATCTACAATATCTGGTATTTCAACCACAAATTCTTCTCCTACGTCATCATGACCTCATTCTTTTTCACGCATCTGTTCGTCGACCCgatggtgtttgtgtgttttaatcAGCACCACCGGAGGCGAGTCATGAAGGCACTCAGGTTCTACCTCAGTCGCTCTCCTCGCGAAGACATGCCCACCCATGATTCACAGGCCATTCGGTCATCCTCTACCCGAATGAGTTCTCAGTAGGGGCAAGGCAATGTTCACAAAAATAATAATTGTTGAAATTTTTACTTGCATAAGCTAAGGTAAAGTCGGGTGCATAATATACTCTGTAGTTGCCCGCGGCTGCGCTGCTCATcaccgtcgcattggccctttgaATCTGTGGTGGGAAGATCCCATTACTCCAggacacgggccagtgtgaagttcgggattgccacagttaaccttcctcaggtttcccaaggtacccatttatcgaccaccaCGAAACGGAGCATAAACAGATAAGTGAGCTGCCCGCAGAGTTCCCAGGCTAGTATTCGAACCCAGGCCAACGGATTTAGAGTTAGATACGCTAAACACTGCTCCTCGAAGGGGAATTAagtaatgaaaagagaaagaaggggaataatATGAAGATGGGATGGAACACacaggaggaggcaaggaagtatattgaggaagagaagagaacaggctTGGAATGAAAGGAGGAGCAGGGTTCGCATAAATTAATGATTTTTAACCGAGTgaaattcgtttaaaaataatGCTTAATCTGTTATATGTTAggtttatattttaatacaattatttatatatatatatatatatatatatatatatatatatatatatatacatatatatatatatatatatatatatatatatatatatatatatatatataatagtatgACATGCATTTACTCACATATATAATATACATAATGAATTatcaagctttttttttcttctcaaacataaatattgaaaatatgGTCAGTACCTGATTTTTATAGCAATATTTCATCGGCAAGTTATATACTTGCTGCACATGTTTTCTCATCAATAAAAGTGTAGTTAAGCTTGAAAGATCTCTTTCACTACTGTAACTGAAAGTATGAATAAAagtaaatgaatgagagagagagagagagagagagagagagagagagagagagagagagagagagagagagagagagagagagagagagagagagagagagagagagagagagagagagagagagagagagagagagagagagagagagaatttcctgtctttttacagtaaacagaACAGCTGAGAGGAGGCCATTTTCTGTTATTGTCGAAGGTAATAAAATGTGAGGGGGACGTAGTTAGTgttttcagagtttaccaggaaGCCAACCAGGATGAAATATTCAGCTAAGGATGTTCTCATAATTATGTACTTGGTGACTGTGCATCATTGCGGTTATAATATTGTGGCAAGGGAGCGAATGACGGTAACACGAACGGGAAGCGCCAAAAGTTTTATCGCCCTTCCCGAGCCGCGTGATAATGAGTGATACACATATTAAAATAGAACGATGACTAACGCTGCGTACGGTTCCGAGCAGACTGTTTGGCTTGACTCATCTGTACTTTTCTTACGTTCCAGTTGATTTCTAAGGAGCTCTTTTATTGGGTTACGGGTAGCATTGTTAGTACCCTTTATGTTAAgacctctttatatatatatatatatatatatatatatatatatatatatatatatatatatatatatatatatatatatacttaat
Encoded proteins:
- the LOC127006019 gene encoding uncharacterized protein LOC127006019, which encodes MTGNCSVALNWTAFSGYVPDAVLQFYVFYCCAVFIVGTICSLVALWCVVSCPRTMLPVKVILCALFSTTLLMCLLMMPFMAHLSLHKLWCDREISTSVLIVFIPGYVALNVMELFYIFVMALLRALAVWAPQRGGLSLRTAVVVVVGIGLYNLSINMVGAAFWKQISSEYTGKVMLMVSNVLHYFLPMLLTLACYLSIIVTVKRNKRKLAANQHAAEVTSLRRNKCNNDASEHTTAMTPLRHSRCNPAAKHHAATAMDEATRAMLAVFLSNFFFSLPNSIYNIWYFNHKFFSYVIMTSFFFTHLFVDPMVFVCFNQHHRRRVMKALRFYLSRSPREDMPTHDSQAIRSSSTRMSSQ